In Mytilus trossulus isolate FHL-02 chromosome 10, PNRI_Mtr1.1.1.hap1, whole genome shotgun sequence, the DNA window CATTGTCATCTTTATAATGTTTCGACTGAAGTTAATTCTTCAGTCGGAGTCAGCCTTTTGAACTGACATCATCCGTTCattaaagtgaaaataaaatccatACTGAAAGTCTTCGTTTGTATTCGTTCTACCAGTCTGTGAGTTAGTTCCGCCAGTGGATTTATGTTCAATAGGCAGGGGACCAGTCTTCGGTCACTGTCATTCGTTTCGGCATCTTCGCCAGTTTCAGCAACAGAACCTGTTGCACGGTTTCAAACAATCCAGTGTCAACAACGTTGTCACACATGTATCAGGTGCACAACAGCGCATACGTGAACAATGTCCAGATGCACCCTTCGTGCACTGCAAGTCGCACAACCTTAACCTTGTGGTGACGCAAAGTTGCAAGGATGTGCGCCAGATACGGAATTTGATGTCATCAGTCGGCCAAATGACATGGTTCTTGTGTGCATCCCACAAGCGTAAAACCATCCTAAACTCATTTACAGGTAATACAAAATTAGTAGATGATATGCTTGAAGGTTTACAAAATGAAGAAGAAGATGTCGacataaaacttttgaaaaagggAACAGATGTTTCGGTGAAGCGTTTATGCGAAACAAGGTGCCGAACCCCTCACTTCCCTTCATTTTGTTTGGTGAAATATATCAACCaaacatttgaacaaaattgCGTGTTCGTCTGTTTTAACTGGTGTCGgtcgtattgtaaatttcatcgAATAGCCCGGCGTATATCTTGTTTACAAGAAAAAATCTAAAGGGGTTATGGTCACTTAACAAACAACAAACGAGAATTTTCaaggtttattttttactgacaagCCTCACATCAAATGTATCAGTTCATAGCTTTGAAACCatactatcattttatgatagacAGTTAATAGGGAgaaaaaagcataaaaaatgtCCTACCCTTACACTTTACAGCAACTACAAAATATACATGCCCCATGTCAGAAACCGTTTAAAAAGTGAATTttacacttattttatttttttagggtAAAAAAGGTCCCAAAAATTCCACCACCACCCCTTTCCAAAATCCTGGATCAGCCCCTGAAATGTGCCAAAACCTGCAAATCTCTTTTATCTACAGAAGGAGACGTTTTGTATAtcgataatttttaaaatgtgaagTTTTCGTATTTAAGTCTATAGTTTTATAAAGCCCTTTATTGTTTGATGAAATAatactttttgtctcttttttttttttttttttaattttcgtaaTTCTTTAAAGAATAACATTAACGTCTATTgatgtttttatgatatatgtaaatattttattgtgtataaaTGGTGAGACGTTAATaaactatctatctatctatttatCTATCTTTCTAAAAGCCTACCCaaataatatacttttttttttcattttatacttttatatcaATGTAACAGGCAAACATAGGATAAAGTAAGAATGTGCTTCATGTTTAGCTTATTTTTATCGGTGCAATTTCAGGGGGAAATAATTCTTATTACAAACAGTTCGTTGCAATGGTTACTTGAACGGTCTTTTGAAAGCATAATCGAGTACACACAATATCGTTTGTTATGCATTATTATAGGTTACATATCTAGATGAAAGTTATATTAAGTTGTAGCTAAAAATCATCCAaatactttcaataaagattAATAAAGAATACATTGACATAATGGGCATATACgaattaatttcaaaagttcTATGACGGCTCTCAGTTCGTACTACGGTTGGTATGGTAGCAAATGGGGAAACCTCCATTTGTCGAAAATTTGTCTTCGTTTGGACAAACGAATTTAGCCTCTGAATAATCTAACTATTAATTgctatgaaaattgtttttattttaggaGTCAGCAAAATGTCCAAGTGGACGTGCAAGCGGTACATACAATTATAAATGAGGGCGACTTTCTGTATAGCAAAACTTGCAACACGATTAAAAGGGAAGACATTGAAGGAAAACGGTTGCAGCTACACACAGAAGGAAACGAGTAGCAATACATATAAAACAGGTAATTTGGTTTTAATCTcgaattttaaagtttgaaattttaaattatatctatTGGCTTTTAATATATCAAGCTGGTTGGCTTTATATCGTAATCAGCGAGGAGGCTTGGTGGGTCTTTATGTATCTTTTGCAATATTAAGAGAAATGTTCCCCGTTACGTAAGTTTGAAATGCTTCGACATAATTTAAAAACCCttcacttttattttgtttattttattttattgtaagaCTATCGTCATATTTATATGCTGGCCACACATGGGACAATTTCATATGAATTGATACGTGTATAAATTGTGCACAATAAAAGTGTAACTACCAATagtactttttatatatacaatacgTTAAGTATGTAATCTCAACTCacaaaagcatatttttaatagGTAAAAAGGACAAATGTCATTAGTTATTACaatctaaaattttgaaaagtcaaatattttagAGTTATCTTCCGTTTATTGTAAACATCTCAATACTTGGGAACAGATACCGTCAATGTACGGGGCgtcgaatgggactcttgtggttttgtacaaaattaaattctgtcataacaaaatcatttttgtcttacaaaactatgtgatacagacttgttttatgagaacttcaattttgtgatgacaaaattaatttttgtagacaaaattcttttttgtcattacaaaattcatgtttgtagacaaaattcaattttgtcaaataggtatgcaaatataaacttatttgcatacacaattgacttttgtgacacAACATTGAATTTTGTAACACAACAttgacttttgttttaaattttcacttctgtttaacaaaactcaattttgtctacacaaaaataaacacaaaattgaattttgtgccacaaaaatgaatttcatcaacaaaattgaattttgtaatcaattttgtagacaaaactcaattttgtaatctattttgtagacaaaattcaattttgtagataaattcatttttgtaacacaaaattcaattttgtgtttatttttgtgtagacaaaattgataaaattgagaatggaaaaaagggaatgtgtcaaagagacaacaacccgaccaaataaaaaaacaacagcagaaggtcaccaacaggtcttcaatgtagcgagaaattcccgcacccggaggcgtccttcagctggcccctaaacaaatatatactagttcagtgataatgaacgccatactaatttccaaattgtacacaagaaactaaaattaaaataatacaagactaacaaaggccatagggctcctgacttgggacaggcgcaaaaatgcggcggggttaaacatgtttgtgagatctcaaccctccccctatacctctaaccaatatagaaaagtaaacgcataacaatacgcacattaaaattcagttcaagagaagtccgagtctgatgtcagaagatgtaaccaaagaaaataaacaaaatgacaataatacataaataacaacagactactagcagttaactgacatgccagctccagacttcaattaaactgactgaaagattatgatttcatcatatgaacatcaggcacaatccttcccgttaggggtttagtatcataccatcataacatatatgagaagaacataacccgtgtcatgccaacaactgtttttagaataaatgtgtttagttccgacgcaaagaccttatcagtgactccatattaacgccaaaatatgcaatctttaatgacttgacaacaatatcgtaattatatcccttcttaataagtctattcaaaggttttgtaagtttctgaggtgaatactgacacctttgtgctttataaagaatatttccataacaaattggatgtgaaatacctgaacgtataagaagtctgcatgttgagctatatttacgaatgatgtctttataccgatgataaaatttagtaaatgttttgactagtttgtgatatcgaaaaccctggtgtaataatttttcagtaatacataaatttctctcgttaaaatctaaaacattgttacatacacgagcgaatcgtacaagttgagatatataaacaccgtaagatggtgacaagggaacgtcaccatctaaaaacggataattaacgataggaaatgaaaaatcatcccttttatcataaattttagtattcagctttccgttagtgatatagatatcgagatcgaggaaagggcagtggtcattgttagtatatTATATGTATTCATTCTCAAATTATTTACTTGACTTAGTGTCAGTGTTCATACCTGATCTCCTTAATTCAAAACAGTCACAAATATAACAGCCcgattttcaaaattcaattttgtgtttatttttgtgtagacaaaattgacttttgtgacacaaaattgtcttttgtgacaaaaatgacttttgtgGCACAACATTGACTTTTGTGTTGAATTTTCACTTCTGTTtaacaaaactcaattttgtcttcacaaaaataaacacaaaattaaattttgtgacaaaatatcagttttgtatgcaaattagttcacagaatccaaactaaactaatttacatacaaaattgacttttgtcgcccaattttcaaattaggtaacaaaagtaaaGTCTGtgttacaaaaatgaattttgtcatgacaaaagttaCTTTTGTCCACTGAAGGATAATTttgaatgacaaaattttaaatttgtagtatgctacaaattttgttaaactgaactcatttttgttgaacaaaactcacttttgtccgtacaaaattgaatttcgtgtacaaaaccacaagagtcccattcggcgccccgtacaatgccatgtttgtttaaatagtaaataaaacaccGATATACAAGTGAAACTAGGGAGAAGGAGGTAattattcttttacaaattgattATCACAAATTCTCTGTATGTTCTTCTATTATCTATCACCAAGTTATAAAGCACTTCCATGAGCGCCttacaaataaacataataaaaaggaGATACATTTATGGTAAAATTGCCAATGCGAAAACTCGTAGTATTACACTGTATACACCTCTTAAACACAAACTATCAATATCAAGGGGAAACAAATACGTTTCGATTTAGATCTAAACCATGACAAATTTGATCAAAACCATGACGAATTTATAGACAAATGAACCATGTCAATCGCTGAACCAAACAGTtccaatttcaatattttggttATCCTTCCgtttatttcttaaaacaattttgattaAGATCGTTTGATTTACAAAATAGATTCGAACATGTAATTTTCTTTTGACTTGCTCATTTGAAATGAATTGAGGCAATCGTTCTGGGGAGAAATCTAACTAATCCATGACCAACTTAATCAAACTATGACAAACTCATTGTACTGTACGCTCCTCAGCAATACGACGACCTTACTACCCgttatatacattatttatatataaatgaattcaATTTCACCGAAAACAGTTAATTACATTAATAGAAGAAGTAATATGGTTAGGTTAATAATAATATGTGAATTGCTCAACTCTCCAATAATAACTAAACTACTACTACTGAAAGTATTTATCGACCATGACTATATTTTTAGCACTCGCCAATCGGCTCGTGTCTGCAGGCCAGGCGATTGTTGagcatttgaatattttctgtGGTTGGTCAGGAACAGGTGGAAGGCACCATTTTGGTatgcggccatcttggtttgggCGAGTTATTTTGGGTTTTTACTATTTTGCTGTTTAAAATAACTAAACTGTAAAAAGACTTTACATTTgactttaaatatttgaataattttagaTTCAAAACATACAGACTTTGAAGCTAGTAATGAAATACGTATAGTTCTAATTGGAAGAACAGGATCTGGTAAAAGTGCCACCGGAAACTCTCTTCTTGGTAAAGAACAGTTCAAATCCATGGTTTCTGCTTCCTCCATAACGAGCAAGTGCacacgggggggggggggactacTCAAAATGGAAAGAAAGTAATAGTTGTTGATACACCCGGACCTTTTGATACTGGAATAGCGAACGCAAAGGTTACCACGGAAATAATTAAATGCATCGGAATGACATCGTCAGGACCGCACGCTATGGTGCTAGTTATTGGTATTGGTAGATTCACGAAAGAAGAACAAGACACAGTCCGGTATTTTGTAAATCATTTCGGTGAGGGAATGTTGCGATACATGATAATTCTGTTCACCAGGAAAGACgaactttcaaaacaaaatcagtCCGTCTGTGATTACGTCAGACAAGTACCAAAGGAACTGACATTAATTCTTCAACATTGTGATAATCGCTATAATGCTTTCAATAACGACGACACCGGACAGACTAAAAAAGATCAAGTTGTAGAATTTTATGACATTATCGATCGTATGCTCATTAATAACGGCGGGTCCTGTTATACAAGTGAAATATTTCAAGAAGCAGAGCTAACTATACAAAGAAGGATGCATGTGCAGAGTAAACAGTTAGAAGAACAGAAGAGAAAGGAAACGGAACATTTAGAGGCATAGATAAAGAACAAgtatgaaaagaaattaaaaaaagaaatttttgagAAAAGCAGAAATCGATCACTTGAGAAGGAGGTTGAGAATCTAAAACAAAAGCTTGAGTGCGAAGAAAACTCGGGAGGTAGATACGATGCggtagaaaaaagaagaatagagaaaaaaatgaaatcattagAACAACTGATTAAATTGGCGGAAATAAGGAGTACTAAGATAGAAAGAGAGCACCTGCAAAGAGAACTAGACAAATCGAATCGTAGATtgcaaaaaaaacatagaagcAAAGAAGCGAGAACTGGAAACAGAACTAAAACGAAAGGATGATAGTATAAATCAAAAATGGAAACGGACAaacttagaaaaaaagaaagaaacaacGTAGAAAATGATGACACTGGAGCATTGTCTGATATCATTGAAGGTTTCAAGAAGCTAGGTTCAGGCGTGGTAAAAGCTAGAATGAAATTCTTTAGCTTCTTTGGattgaaatagaaatatttatttcatatatttgtaaCATTAACATGCTCCTTGAATTCCGTCCTTGTTTTATGTGTTTCTAATGTTGTTCTATCAGACCAGCATTGTATCCAGTGcttaaaaatcaaatcatatttaaTCAGAAGTGAAATTTGTAGTTTATAATCCtgtataattgtaaataaaatctgCAAGCCGTTTTCTAAGATAGTTCTTACCTGATTGAGTTCCCTATGCACATTCACAAGGCTGCACATTGCGTTGTTGTAGggtctttttattattttttgaatataGAATAATATGCTGTTCtcgtttttgaaatttttttctttactcaGGAATACGCTGCCTCCTTACTGACGGGATTGGCATAACTTTAAAAGGAAACATTTTCTTTCAGTGAGATAGAAATCTAAGCCATTACTAGAGAAGGTGATTTATGAAAGCGTTTAATTGAAGGAAGTcagtaaatatgtttaaagaaCTTCTTCGagttaaacattatatttttaaaatgctgGACACTATTGATAACATACTGCCCGAGTTTACTGGATTGTATTTTCAAGTCGGTATTTCAATGTTCACTACTAATGTCCATCCCCATAAGTCAActcttttattataattttaaattcatacaaCACCCATTCAAAGACACaggtaaaaaaatacataaatgtttAGATTCACGATCAGATAAATGGTGGGTGATCTATCAATCCATACTGCCTACATCTCAAAGGTCCCTGTCATATACTTACGATCTTTGATGGTCTGCTTCATATCGTAATCTTTTTTTCTGACTTGACAGATAGACATCTTTGACCAACTTTGCGATTCCAATTTTCCAGGTGTCACCAGGGAACTAAATGTTATGTACTTACAATAAATCAGAAAATATGCTTTTGCGGGGCCATTATATAGTCAGTTAGACCGTAATTGGAAAATATTTGAGCTTTGTTTAATCACACCTTATTGTAAATAACTTTCTATTTGTACTGTTATTTTGACTATTCTTTCCAAATAAAGAGGGGTTCCAAACCCAGACCCcactggatccgccactgaggtggttattttcaatgaatatatccttttacttttatatttttcttaatttgtacTAAATAGAAAAAGTATGCATGGGCCATTATGTTTTTACTATACTGTACTATAAAAGCTGTGTCTCTTCGagtcttttctatatttaactgtaaaaatgttttaaaaaagttttatgttATAATACAACACCTTAGCTTGACAAAGTAGCGCCAGctctaaaatagaacataaactGACTTCCGAAAACACTGAAAATGAAATGTTGTTTATACACAATCCTTGTGATAAACGGTTTTGCGATTTGCgattttatatcaaaagtatATTCTTTCATCCTTTACTTTTGTATGTATAAGCATTTTTTGTGTATAGAGATTTGAAATATCCAAAAATCTAAACTTTCTCTTtcgatttatattttttttattatggctTTTTGAGTTTCATACCTGTTTTTTATTCGAGTAAATTTATTATCTGCAAGTTAAATGTGGTCTCCTTCTATTCTCGAGGGTTCAAGTTATTCCATGAAGATAAAACAGAGTATCTGAAATACCAATAAATATAAGATCTGTTTCATTGTCCTCAGGTGCTGCTGTTGTGTTCCATTAGTTTAAGTTGCCCTCcttccaaaaaaatcaaatggctATCAAAGGGTGtaaaatcatgttttgattgatgttttttgtatataaaaataaaaaagtaaatattttaattctaaCATAATGTATCATCAATTATTTTCCTTCAATAAATGTAACTTCCTCAACTATTCATAATCGTAATCCATGTTCTTAATATctagtaaatagttatcaaaggtaccaggattataatttaaaacgccggacgcgcgtttcgtctacattttcgactcatcagtgacgctcagatcataacagttaaaaagcaaacaattgagcattgaggaaccaaaattccaaaaacgttgtgccaaatacgctcaatgtaatctactcctgggggtaaggaaatccttagtttttcgaaaaattcaaagttttggtaacaggaaatttataaaaatgaccatatcattgatattcatgtcaaagtGAAGTGCTGGCTACTGGGTgagtgatacccttggggacgaaacgtccaccagcagtggcatcaaaggtaccaggattataatttagtacgccagacgcgcgtttcgtgttcataagacacatcagtgacgcttatatcaaaacagtcaaaaagccaaacaaaaacaaagatgaagagcattgaggacccaaaataacgtcgtgccaaatacggctaaggtaatctactcatgggggtaagaaaatccttagtttttcgaaaaattcaaagttttattaacaggaaatttataaaaatgaccatataattgatattcatgtcaacaccgaagtgctgactactgggctggtgatatcctcggggacgaaacgtccactaaTAGTGGCATAGACCAAGTggtgtatatagttatcaaaggtaccaggattttaattttatacgccagacgcgcgtttcgtttacatcagactcatcagtcacgctcagatcaaaacagttaaaaagccaatattttttcgaaaaattcaaagttttgtaaacaggaaattttataaaaagtaccatacaattgatattcatgtcaacacaccAAAGTGATGACTAACTGATTTTAATGCTGAACACACACAAGGCCTACGATGACTACCCAACACATGTAGGAAAATCCGAATTTAAATTTTGTGTAAACATTGATTTTGATCAATGAAAACGTACTAGAGTTTAATGTCAGTTTTCAGTTCACTTTAGCACACCGAGATAAGCTAAATTTTCACACGGTCTTGTGTA includes these proteins:
- the LOC134688024 gene encoding GTPase IMAP family member 4-like, producing MTSSGPHAMVLVIGIGRFTKEEQDTVRYFVNHFGEGMLRYMIILFTRKDELSKQNQSVCDYVRQVPKELTLILQHCDNRYNAFNNDDTGQTKKDQVVEFYDIIDRMLINNGGSCYTSEIFQEAELTIQRRMHVQSKQLEEQKRKETEHLEA